In one window of Orcinus orca chromosome 17, mOrcOrc1.1, whole genome shotgun sequence DNA:
- the LOC125961819 gene encoding metabotropic glutamate receptor 7-like encodes MVQLGKLLRALTLMKFPCCVLEVLLRALAAAARGQEMYAPHSIRIEGDVTLGGLFPVHAKGPSGVPCGDIKRENGIHRLEAMLYALDQINSDPNLLPNVTLGARILDTCSRDTYALEQSLTFVQALIQKDTSEVRCTNGKPPVFVKPEKVVGVIGASGSSVSILVANILRLFQVDGRYGIRKRM; translated from the coding sequence ATGGTCCAGCTGGGGAAGCTGCTCCGCGCCCTGACTTTGATGAAGTTTCCCTGCTGCGTGCTGGAGGTGCTTCTGCgcgcgctggcggcggcggcgcgcggccAGGAGATGTACGCCCCGCACTCCATTCGGATCGAGGGGGACGTCACCCTCGGGGGGCTGTTCCCGGTGCACGCGAAGGGTCCCAGCGGAGTGCCCTGCGGCGACATCAAGAGGGAGAACGGGATCCACAGGCTGGAAGCGATGCTCTACGCCCTGGACCAGATCAACAGCGATCCCAACCTGCTGCCCAACGTGACGCTGGGAGCGCGGATCCTGGACACTTGTTCCAGGGACACTTATGCGCTCGAACAGTCGCTCACTTTCGTCCAGGCGCTCATCCAGAAGGACACCTCCGAAGTGCGCTGCACCAACGGCAAGCCTCCGGTTTTCGTCAAGCCCGAGAAAGTAGTTGGAGTGATTGGGGCTTCGGGGAGTTCGGTCTCCATCCTGGTAGCCAACATCCTGAGGCTTTTCCAG